In Candidatus Margulisiibacteriota bacterium, a genomic segment contains:
- a CDS encoding DJ-1/PfpI family protein, with amino-acid sequence MKRIAIVIAFAGFRDEEFFVPYNDLIKDFNVQVFSSQRGLAKGKLEGTFMVENLLEEIVPEKFDCLMLIGGPGGYAYLENENLKEIIRAFYSLNKLVSAICMAPLILAEAGVLDNKKVTVFLGEADRIKQVKGIHYTGKDVQIDGNIITADGASSAGAFSKKVREYLNG; translated from the coding sequence ATGAAGAGAATCGCCATAGTTATAGCGTTTGCTGGTTTTAGGGATGAAGAGTTTTTTGTTCCCTATAATGATCTGATTAAAGATTTTAATGTCCAAGTTTTTTCGAGTCAAAGAGGGTTGGCAAAAGGTAAGCTGGAAGGAACATTTATGGTGGAAAATCTTTTAGAGGAAATTGTTCCAGAAAAGTTCGACTGCTTGATGTTGATTGGTGGACCTGGTGGTTATGCTTATCTAGAAAACGAGAATTTAAAAGAAATAATTAGGGCTTTTTATTCATTGAATAAGCTAGTTTCTGCTATTTGTATGGCTCCTTTGATTTTAGCTGAAGCAGGAGTTTTAGATAATAAAAAAGTTACTGTTTTTCTAGGAGAGGCGGATAGAATAAAACAAGTTAAAGGAATACATTATACAGGTAAAGATGTTCAGATAGATGGTAATATCATAACGGCGGATGGAGCATCCTCTGCTGGAGCTTTTTCAAAAAAAGTAAGGGAGTATTTAAATGGATAA